In the Piscinibacter sp. XHJ-5 genome, one interval contains:
- a CDS encoding low molecular weight protein-tyrosine-phosphatase yields the protein MVCMGNICRSPTAEGVLRYKLRQAGLHELVIVDSAGTHAYHVGEPPDPRSIKHAKRRGYDLGGLRARRVGDGDFETFDLILAMDWDNYALLEEQCPAPHRAKLRRLSEFARRHDSPVVPDPYYSGAEGFERVLDLIEDACEGLVDHLKAN from the coding sequence ATGGTCTGCATGGGGAACATCTGCCGTTCCCCGACAGCCGAGGGAGTGCTTCGCTACAAGCTGCGTCAGGCCGGGCTGCATGAGCTGGTGATCGTCGATTCGGCGGGTACGCATGCGTACCACGTCGGCGAGCCGCCGGACCCGCGATCGATCAAGCATGCCAAGCGGCGGGGTTACGACCTTGGCGGCCTGCGGGCCCGTCGTGTCGGCGACGGCGACTTCGAGACTTTCGACCTCATCCTGGCGATGGACTGGGACAACTACGCCCTCCTGGAAGAGCAGTGTCCGGCCCCGCACCGCGCCAAGCTCCGTCGGCTGAGCGAATTCGCCCGCCGCCACGACAGCCCGGTGGTCCCGGATCCGTACTACAGCGGTGCGGAAGGGTTCGAGCGCGTGCTCGACCTGATCGAGGACGCCTGCGAGGGCCTGGTCGATCACCTGAAGGCCAACTGA
- the uvrB gene encoding excinuclease ABC subunit UvrB, translated as MADLSAVTTDAHVEPKGELISFPGSPFQLFQPYAPAGDQPTAIEQLVDGIEDGLSFQTLLGVTGSGKTFTMANVIARLGRPAIVFAPNKTLAAQLYSEFREFFPKNAVEYFVSYYDYYQPEAYVPQRDLFIEKDSSINEHIEQMRLSATKSILERRDVIIVATVSAIYGIGKPEDYTQMRLIARVGDKVGQRDLIAQLIRMQYTRNETDFARGTFRVRGDTIDVFPAEHSELAVRFELFDDEIESLALLDPLTGRIRQKVPRFVVYPSSHYVTPREQVLNAIEGIKEELRWRLDELVKAGKLVEAQRLEQRTRFDLEMLQEVGHCKGIENYTRHLSGAKPGDPPPTLVDYLPRDALMFLDESHVLIGQLGGMFNGDRARKTTLVEYGFRLPSALDNRPLKFEEFERKMRQAVFVSATPAAYEQQNTGQVVEQLVRPTGLVDPTVEVRPATHQVDDVLQEIRERVQKNERVLITTLTKRMAEQLTDYLADNGVKVRYLHSDIDTVERVEIIRDLRLGSFDVLVGINLLREGLDIPEVSLVAILDADKEGFLRAERSLIQTIGRAARNINGRAILYADRITDSMRRALDETERRRARQVTHNEAMGITPRSISKLVKEMIDGVYSEKSGKDDLKRAHDAAEVEALSEKDLGKRIKMLERQMLEHARNLEFEKAARVRDQLALLREQAFGAPGGDHIPPTSTGSGT; from the coding sequence ATGGCCGATCTATCCGCAGTGACGACCGACGCGCACGTCGAGCCGAAAGGAGAGCTCATCAGCTTTCCCGGTTCGCCTTTCCAGCTCTTCCAGCCATATGCGCCGGCAGGTGACCAGCCCACGGCGATCGAGCAGCTCGTCGACGGCATCGAGGACGGCCTGAGCTTCCAGACCTTGCTGGGCGTCACCGGCTCGGGCAAGACCTTCACGATGGCCAACGTCATCGCGCGTCTGGGCCGTCCGGCAATCGTCTTCGCGCCCAACAAGACGCTGGCCGCGCAGCTCTACAGCGAGTTCCGTGAGTTCTTCCCGAAGAACGCGGTCGAGTACTTCGTCAGCTACTACGACTACTACCAACCCGAGGCCTACGTTCCGCAACGCGACTTGTTCATCGAGAAGGACAGCTCGATCAACGAGCACATCGAGCAGATGCGGCTGTCGGCGACCAAGAGCATCCTCGAGCGGCGCGACGTGATCATCGTCGCGACTGTCAGTGCGATCTACGGCATCGGCAAGCCGGAGGACTACACGCAGATGCGGCTCATCGCGCGCGTCGGCGACAAGGTCGGTCAGCGCGACCTGATCGCGCAGCTGATCCGCATGCAGTACACGCGCAACGAGACGGACTTCGCGCGCGGCACCTTCCGCGTTCGCGGCGACACGATCGACGTGTTTCCCGCGGAGCACTCCGAGCTGGCGGTGCGCTTCGAGCTCTTCGACGACGAGATCGAGTCGCTGGCGCTACTGGATCCTCTCACCGGCCGGATACGGCAGAAGGTGCCGCGCTTCGTCGTCTACCCGTCGAGCCACTATGTGACGCCCCGCGAGCAGGTGCTCAACGCGATCGAGGGCATCAAGGAGGAGCTTCGCTGGCGGCTCGACGAGCTGGTCAAGGCGGGCAAGCTGGTGGAGGCGCAACGGCTGGAGCAGCGCACTCGCTTCGACCTCGAGATGCTGCAGGAGGTCGGTCACTGCAAGGGCATCGAGAACTACACGCGGCACCTGTCGGGCGCCAAGCCGGGCGACCCGCCGCCGACGCTGGTCGACTACCTGCCGCGCGACGCGCTGATGTTCCTCGACGAGAGCCACGTGCTGATCGGCCAGCTGGGCGGCATGTTCAACGGCGACCGTGCCCGCAAGACAACGCTGGTCGAATACGGCTTCCGGCTTCCGAGCGCGCTCGACAACCGCCCGCTGAAGTTCGAGGAGTTCGAACGCAAGATGCGCCAGGCGGTGTTCGTGTCGGCCACGCCGGCCGCCTATGAACAGCAGAACACCGGCCAGGTCGTCGAACAGCTGGTGCGTCCGACGGGCTTGGTCGATCCCACCGTCGAGGTGCGACCGGCGACCCACCAGGTCGACGACGTGCTGCAGGAGATCCGCGAGCGGGTGCAGAAGAACGAGCGCGTGCTGATTACCACACTGACCAAGCGCATGGCGGAACAGCTCACCGACTACCTGGCCGACAACGGCGTCAAGGTTCGCTACCTGCACAGCGACATCGACACAGTGGAGCGTGTCGAGATCATTCGCGATTTGCGGCTCGGCAGCTTCGACGTGCTGGTGGGCATCAACCTCCTGCGCGAGGGGCTCGACATTCCGGAGGTGTCGCTGGTCGCCATCCTCGACGCCGACAAGGAGGGCTTCCTGCGCGCCGAACGCTCGCTGATCCAGACCATCGGTCGCGCGGCGCGCAACATCAACGGCAGGGCCATCCTGTATGCGGACAGGATCACCGATTCGATGCGGCGGGCGCTCGACGAGACCGAGCGCCGCCGCGCCAGGCAGGTCACCCACAACGAGGCGATGGGCATCACGCCGCGCAGCATCAGCAAGCTGGTCAAGGAGATGATCGACGGCGTGTATTCCGAGAAGTCGGGCAAGGACGACCTCAAGAGGGCGCACGATGCCGCTGAGGTGGAAGCCTTGTCGGAGAAGGATCTCGGCAAGCGCATCAAGATGCTGGAGCGGCAGATGCTGGAGCACGCCCGCAACCTCGAGTTCGAGAAGGCCGCTCGCGTTCGGGACCAGCTCGCCTTGCTGCGCGAGCAGGCCTTCGGCGCGCCCGGTGGCGACCACATCCCTCCCACTTCGACGGGGTCCGGCACGTGA
- a CDS encoding amino acid aminotransferase, with the protein MASLFAAVEMAPRDPILGLNEQFNADPNPAKVNLGVGVYYDEDGKLPLLKCVAQAERQMVEAPKARGYLPIDGIAAYDKAVQGLVFGADSQAVKGGRIATVQAVGGTGGLKVGADFLKRVNPAARVLISDPSWENHRALFEGAGFVVESYPYYDAARQGVDFDGMLGALNVAAIGSIVVLHACCHNPTGYDITPAQWQQVIAALKSRGLVPFLDMAYQGFGEGIAEDGAVVAMFLAAGIDFFVSTSFSKSFSLYGERVGALSVVCESKDEADRVLSQLKRVIRTNYSNPPTHGAQVVATVLTTPALRALWEEELAGMRLRIKQMRSALQDKLKAAGAARDMSFITQQKGMFSYSGLGKEQMHRLRNEFGIYGVDSGRICVAALNSKNIDAVVSAIAKVL; encoded by the coding sequence ATGGCTTCGTTGTTCGCCGCCGTCGAAATGGCGCCCCGGGACCCCATCCTCGGCCTCAATGAGCAGTTCAACGCCGATCCGAATCCGGCCAAGGTGAACCTCGGCGTCGGGGTCTACTACGACGAAGACGGCAAGCTGCCGCTGCTGAAGTGCGTGGCCCAGGCGGAACGGCAGATGGTCGAGGCACCCAAGGCGCGCGGCTACCTGCCCATCGACGGCATCGCGGCGTACGACAAGGCGGTGCAAGGCCTCGTATTTGGGGCCGACAGCCAGGCCGTCAAGGGCGGCCGCATCGCCACCGTACAGGCGGTCGGCGGGACTGGCGGGCTGAAGGTCGGCGCCGACTTCCTGAAGCGCGTCAATCCCGCCGCGAGGGTCCTCATCAGCGACCCGAGCTGGGAGAACCACCGGGCGCTGTTCGAAGGTGCGGGTTTCGTGGTCGAGAGCTATCCGTACTACGACGCCGCGCGCCAGGGCGTCGACTTCGACGGGATGCTGGGCGCGCTGAACGTTGCTGCGATCGGCAGCATCGTCGTGCTGCATGCGTGCTGCCACAACCCCACGGGCTACGACATCACGCCGGCGCAGTGGCAGCAGGTCATCGCTGCCCTCAAGTCGCGGGGCCTCGTGCCATTCCTCGACATGGCCTACCAGGGCTTCGGGGAAGGCATTGCGGAAGACGGCGCGGTGGTGGCGATGTTCCTTGCCGCCGGGATCGACTTCTTCGTCTCGACCAGCTTCTCCAAGAGCTTCTCTCTATACGGCGAGCGCGTGGGTGCGCTGAGCGTCGTCTGCGAGTCGAAGGACGAGGCCGATCGTGTGCTGAGCCAGCTCAAGCGCGTCATTCGCACCAACTACTCCAATCCGCCCACTCACGGCGCGCAAGTGGTCGCCACCGTGCTCACCACCCCGGCGCTGCGCGCGCTCTGGGAGGAGGAGCTCGCCGGCATGCGCCTGCGCATCAAGCAGATGCGCAGCGCCCTGCAGGACAAACTCAAGGCCGCCGGCGCGGCTCGCGACATGAGCTTCATCACGCAGCAAAAGGGCATGTTCAGCTATTCGGGTCTCGGCAAGGAGCAAATGCACCGGCTGCGCAACGAGTTCGGCATCTACGGCGTGGACTCCGGACGCATCTGCGTCGCGGCGCTGAACAGCAAGAACATCGATGCCGTGGTCAGCGCCATCGCGAAAGTGCTCTGA
- the phaZ gene encoding polyhydroxyalkanoate depolymerase yields the protein MLYQLYEAQRALLSPFAEFASASSKLYNHPLSPFTHTPMAHRVSAGLDLMHRLSKEYEKPEFNITSVNVGGVDVAVQEQVAINKPFCRLLRFKRFTDNLPMLTLMKDQPTVLIIAPLSGHHATLLRDTVRSLLQDHKVYITDWTDARMVPVEAGPFHLDDYVAYVQEFIRHVGPEVNVISVCQPTVPVLAAISLMASNDEPTPRTMTMMGGPIDARRSPTAVNNLAMNKSHEWFEHNVIYRVPVNYPGAGRRVYPGFLQHTGFVAMNPDRHLSSHYDYFLDLVRGDDESADAHRKFYDEYNAVLDMPAEYYLDTIKVVFQDFALVNGTWEVNGQLVRPQDITTSALLTIEGELDDISGAGQTKAAHELCTGIPKERQFHYDVEGAGHYGIFSGRRWREAVYLQVRSFIAAHQDDVGAGGRRNSRNGSARRKANAGA from the coding sequence ATGCTGTACCAGCTCTATGAAGCTCAGCGTGCGCTGCTGAGCCCCTTCGCGGAATTCGCGAGTGCGTCGTCCAAGCTGTACAACCATCCGCTCTCGCCGTTCACCCACACGCCGATGGCGCACCGCGTATCGGCGGGCCTCGACCTGATGCACCGGCTGTCCAAGGAGTACGAGAAGCCGGAGTTCAACATCACCTCGGTCAACGTCGGCGGCGTCGATGTGGCGGTGCAGGAGCAGGTGGCGATCAACAAGCCGTTCTGCCGGCTGCTTCGCTTCAAGCGCTTCACCGACAACCTGCCGATGCTGACGTTGATGAAGGACCAGCCCACTGTGCTGATCATCGCGCCGCTGTCGGGCCATCACGCCACGCTGCTGCGCGACACCGTGCGCTCCCTTCTGCAGGACCACAAGGTCTACATCACCGACTGGACCGATGCACGCATGGTGCCGGTGGAGGCGGGTCCCTTCCATCTCGACGACTACGTCGCCTACGTGCAGGAGTTCATCCGCCACGTCGGCCCCGAAGTCAACGTCATCTCGGTGTGCCAACCGACCGTGCCCGTGCTGGCCGCGATCTCGCTGATGGCGAGCAACGACGAGCCCACACCGCGCACCATGACCATGATGGGCGGCCCGATCGATGCGCGCCGCTCGCCGACCGCCGTCAACAACCTGGCGATGAACAAGAGTCACGAGTGGTTCGAGCACAACGTCATCTATCGTGTGCCGGTCAACTATCCCGGCGCAGGCCGTCGCGTCTACCCCGGTTTCCTGCAGCACACCGGCTTCGTCGCGATGAACCCGGATCGCCACCTGAGCTCGCACTACGACTACTTCCTCGACCTGGTGCGCGGCGACGACGAGAGCGCCGATGCCCACCGCAAGTTCTACGACGAGTACAACGCAGTGCTCGACATGCCGGCCGAGTACTACCTCGACACCATCAAGGTAGTCTTCCAGGACTTCGCGCTGGTCAACGGCACCTGGGAGGTCAATGGCCAGCTGGTCCGTCCGCAGGACATCACCACATCCGCTCTGCTGACCATCGAAGGCGAGCTCGACGACATCTCCGGCGCCGGCCAGACCAAGGCGGCGCACGAGCTGTGCACCGGCATTCCGAAGGAGCGGCAGTTCCACTACGACGTCGAAGGCGCCGGCCACTACGGCATCTTCTCCGGGCGCCGCTGGCGTGAGGCGGTGTACCTGCAGGTGCGCAGCTTCATCGCCGCCCACCAGGACGACGTCGGCGCAGGTGGCCGGCGCAACAGCCGCAACGGATCGGCGCGCCGCAAGGCCAACGCGGGAGCGTAG
- the rsxB gene encoding electron transport complex subunit RsxB: MTPTARLAEAIDAALPQTQCTRCGFPDCRAYAQAIAEDGAAINQCPPGGAQGIVRLARLTGRPVAPLNPANGFEGPRQLAVIDEAWCIGCTLCLKACPVDCIVGGPKQMHTVIDEQCTGCELCIPVCPVDCISLVGVTGTRTGWDAWSEKDAAAARGRYAFHRMRLERDQVESEERLAAKAQAALEDLPGTSRLTDPQALDHKRAVIEAALARSRERKSAR; encoded by the coding sequence GTGACGCCCACCGCCCGCCTTGCCGAAGCCATCGACGCCGCGCTGCCGCAGACTCAATGCACGCGCTGCGGCTTTCCGGACTGCCGTGCATATGCCCAGGCGATCGCCGAAGACGGCGCCGCCATCAATCAGTGCCCCCCGGGCGGCGCGCAGGGCATCGTCCGGCTGGCACGCCTGACGGGCCGCCCTGTCGCCCCGCTCAATCCTGCCAACGGATTTGAAGGCCCCCGCCAGCTCGCCGTCATCGACGAGGCCTGGTGCATAGGCTGCACGCTCTGCCTGAAGGCTTGCCCCGTCGACTGCATCGTGGGCGGCCCGAAGCAGATGCACACCGTGATCGACGAGCAATGCACCGGCTGCGAGCTGTGCATCCCCGTCTGCCCCGTCGACTGCATCTCGCTCGTCGGCGTGACGGGCACGCGCACCGGCTGGGACGCGTGGAGCGAAAAAGACGCCGCGGCGGCGCGCGGCCGCTACGCGTTTCACCGCATGAGGCTCGAGCGCGATCAGGTCGAAAGCGAAGAGCGCCTGGCGGCGAAGGCGCAAGCCGCGCTCGAGGACCTGCCCGGCACGTCCAGGCTCACCGATCCGCAGGCGCTCGATCACAAGCGCGCCGTCATCGAAGCCGCGCTTGCGCGCTCACGCGAGCGCAAGTCCGCTCGATGA
- the nth gene encoding endonuclease III, giving the protein MKTSQIEPFFAVLKAANPQPASELEYSNVFELLAAVLLSAQATDAGVNKATRHLFAVANTPARMHALGVEAITQYIKSIGLYRNKARNLHETSRILVEQHDGAVPRTREALEALPGVGRKTANVVLNVAFGEPTMAVDTHVFRVSNRTGLAPGETPLEVELKLLERVPTAYLPDAHHWLILHGRYVCLARRPLCEECAVAHFCDSRPLFIGKPPRQREALADA; this is encoded by the coding sequence ATGAAGACCTCGCAGATCGAGCCCTTTTTCGCGGTCCTGAAGGCCGCCAATCCGCAACCGGCCAGCGAGCTCGAATACAGCAATGTGTTCGAGCTGCTGGCCGCCGTGCTGCTGTCGGCGCAGGCCACCGACGCCGGCGTCAACAAGGCCACGCGACATTTGTTCGCGGTTGCCAACACGCCGGCACGCATGCATGCACTCGGCGTGGAGGCCATCACTCAATACATCAAGTCGATCGGCCTTTACCGCAACAAGGCACGCAATCTTCACGAGACGAGCCGGATCCTTGTCGAACAGCATGACGGCGCCGTGCCGCGCACCCGCGAGGCGCTGGAGGCGCTGCCGGGCGTCGGACGCAAGACGGCCAACGTCGTGCTCAATGTCGCCTTCGGCGAACCCACCATGGCGGTGGATACGCATGTCTTTCGCGTCAGCAACCGCACAGGGCTCGCCCCCGGCGAAACCCCGCTGGAAGTCGAGTTGAAGCTGCTCGAGCGGGTTCCGACGGCTTACCTGCCGGACGCTCACCATTGGCTGATCCTGCACGGGCGCTACGTGTGCCTGGCACGCCGCCCGTTGTGCGAAGAGTGCGCCGTGGCCCACTTCTGCGATTCGCGGCCGCTGTTCATCGGAAAGCCGCCTCGACAGCGCGAGGCGCTCGCCGATGCGTGA
- a CDS encoding GAF domain-containing protein, with amino-acid sequence MPDLTAVQRICGLLDRGEIDRVQFLEQLTRQMAEEIGCERAAVRMMINSPEGAALRSMAMFDAVRGELVRVPDMTGHDSDAYFDTLLREGCVVAPDCRSHPATLPFLAGYFELQGVQSLLDVAFSVNGVLYGSFSCEQRSATMGWTPQQLKMLRQMASRASLTLMHAITAQIDTTPGALWEPSTPNRLMTMPMPLDVGKTDE; translated from the coding sequence ATGCCCGACTTGACGGCAGTGCAGCGTATTTGCGGCCTCCTGGACCGAGGTGAAATCGACCGTGTCCAATTCCTGGAGCAGCTGACTCGGCAGATGGCCGAGGAGATCGGCTGCGAGCGTGCGGCCGTTCGCATGATGATCAATTCGCCCGAAGGCGCTGCGCTGCGCAGCATGGCGATGTTCGACGCGGTTCGTGGCGAGCTGGTGCGCGTGCCGGACATGACCGGCCACGACAGCGACGCCTATTTCGACACCCTGCTGCGGGAGGGCTGCGTCGTCGCGCCGGATTGCCGCAGTCATCCGGCGACGCTGCCTTTCCTGGCCGGCTACTTCGAGCTGCAAGGCGTGCAGTCGCTGCTCGATGTCGCGTTCTCGGTCAACGGCGTGCTGTACGGCAGCTTCAGTTGCGAGCAGCGCAGCGCCACCATGGGCTGGACGCCGCAGCAGCTCAAGATGCTGCGACAGATGGCATCGCGCGCCAGCCTCACGCTGATGCACGCCATCACCGCCCAGATCGACACGACGCCCGGCGCATTGTGGGAGCCGAGCACGCCCAATCGCCTGATGACCATGCCGATGCCCCTCGACGTCGGCAAGACGGACGAATAG
- a CDS encoding cobalamin-binding protein — protein MRWLAAIVLCIALAARAATHVDDAGRVVDLPSVPQRVITLAPNLTEFVYAAGAGDTLVGTMDTSNYPEAAKRVTRIGDYQRLDVERILSLRPELILVWHHGNQGRELGQLEAAGLRLFYLEPKRIDDVPRALSRVGALLGREGQARQQATALQRDLDALRERHAASSPVSVFFQVWSQPLMTLNGQHLTSDILALCGGRNVFASLPALAPQVSLESVVAADPEVLLTARESADEGLAWRREPKRQAFATWQAFPRLTAVRRGWMYSVPGDLITRQGPRIVDGVRAVCAALDEVRRERGR, from the coding sequence ATGAGGTGGCTGGCGGCGATCGTGCTGTGCATCGCCCTGGCTGCCCGGGCGGCGACGCATGTCGACGACGCCGGCCGCGTGGTCGACCTGCCGTCCGTCCCGCAGCGTGTCATCACGCTCGCGCCGAACCTGACGGAGTTCGTCTACGCCGCAGGAGCGGGCGACACGCTGGTCGGCACGATGGACACCAGCAACTACCCCGAGGCGGCCAAGCGGGTGACGCGCATCGGCGACTACCAGCGGCTCGACGTGGAGCGCATCCTGTCGCTGAGGCCTGAGCTGATCCTGGTCTGGCACCACGGCAACCAGGGTCGCGAGCTGGGCCAGCTCGAGGCGGCGGGGCTGCGGCTGTTCTATCTCGAACCCAAGCGCATCGATGACGTGCCGCGCGCCTTGTCGCGGGTGGGGGCGCTGCTCGGTCGCGAAGGACAGGCGCGGCAGCAAGCCACCGCACTGCAACGCGACCTCGATGCCCTGCGCGAGCGACACGCAGCCTCCTCGCCGGTATCGGTGTTCTTCCAGGTGTGGTCGCAGCCGCTGATGACGCTCAATGGCCAGCACCTCACCAGCGACATCCTTGCGCTTTGCGGAGGTCGCAACGTCTTCGCGAGCCTGCCCGCGCTGGCGCCGCAGGTGTCGCTGGAGTCGGTGGTGGCCGCGGATCCGGAAGTTCTGCTCACCGCACGCGAGTCGGCCGACGAGGGCCTGGCCTGGCGGCGCGAGCCCAAGCGCCAAGCGTTCGCGACGTGGCAGGCATTTCCCCGGCTCACCGCGGTGCGGCGTGGCTGGATGTACTCGGTGCCGGGTGATCTCATCACGCGACAGGGGCCCCGCATCGTCGACGGCGTTCGGGCCGTGTGCGCGGCGCTGGACGAAGTGCGTCGCGAACGCGGACGGTAG
- a CDS encoding ABC transporter ATP-binding protein — MSEALRFDVEGLALRAGGRERGRLLFENLRFGVRAGERWVVLGPNGAGKSSLLAAMAGVFPSDAGRVLLQGCPLAQWRPEALADWRAWCPQFWLDPFPATVAETAAIARRRGAWWRTNGDDDAEIDRVLAELDLAVLSQADVRELSGGERQRVAVATALLQGAPLVLLDEPASHLDLAHQQLLRGVLMRWSARDGAAVASMHDINLAWDMATHAVLLDGRGAAVAGSREEVMTPALLSSAFDVAVDRVEVCGQTRFWVGQKEPVP; from the coding sequence ATGAGCGAAGCGCTGCGCTTCGACGTGGAGGGCCTGGCGCTACGCGCAGGCGGCCGCGAACGCGGCCGCCTGCTGTTCGAGAATCTGCGCTTTGGCGTGCGTGCCGGTGAGCGCTGGGTCGTGCTGGGGCCCAACGGCGCCGGCAAGTCGTCGCTGCTCGCCGCGATGGCCGGCGTGTTTCCCAGCGATGCGGGCCGCGTGCTGCTGCAAGGATGTCCGCTGGCCCAGTGGCGACCCGAGGCGCTGGCCGATTGGCGCGCCTGGTGCCCGCAGTTCTGGCTCGACCCCTTCCCGGCGACGGTGGCCGAGACGGCCGCCATCGCGCGGCGCCGCGGTGCCTGGTGGCGGACCAACGGCGACGACGACGCCGAGATCGATCGTGTGCTCGCCGAGCTGGATCTGGCCGTGCTGAGCCAGGCCGACGTGCGGGAGCTCTCCGGCGGCGAGCGCCAGCGCGTGGCGGTTGCGACCGCGCTGCTGCAAGGCGCGCCCCTGGTGCTGCTGGACGAGCCGGCCTCGCACCTGGACCTCGCCCACCAGCAGCTCCTGCGCGGCGTTCTGATGCGCTGGTCGGCGCGGGATGGCGCGGCCGTGGCCAGCATGCACGACATCAATCTGGCATGGGACATGGCGACGCACGCCGTGCTGCTGGACGGCCGCGGCGCGGCAGTGGCGGGCAGCCGCGAGGAGGTGATGACACCCGCGCTCCTGTCGAGCGCGTTCGACGTCGCAGTCGACCGGGTCGAGGTCTGCGGCCAGACGCGCTTCTGGGTCGGACAGAAGGAGCCGGTGCCATGA
- a CDS encoding iron ABC transporter permease, with the protein MPAARRSSAVVWTLLPAAGLAVLVGLAAGSSGFGFAASDIVWQIRAPRVLAGFGAGAALALAGALMQLLTRNALADPYVLGVSSGASVGALSAMLVGGAAGAEWGIAAGAAIGAFAATALLLALSWRVLARSGISGAQEAPVSLLLIGVMIGAAGSAVVTLLLTFAPEAQLRGMVFWLLGDLNGATHWSAVWAALLVTLLATWPWAHQLDWLARGDAWAATLGVPVVRRRRQVLIASALATGGAVAAAGAVGFVGLVAPHALRLIGVRQAAWLLPASALAGGSFVVLADAAARTAVAPVQLPVGVIAAMVGVPSFLALLLRGPRGGPR; encoded by the coding sequence ATGCCCGCCGCACGTCGCTCCTCCGCCGTGGTCTGGACCCTGCTGCCCGCAGCCGGTCTGGCGGTGCTGGTCGGGCTGGCAGCGGGCAGCTCCGGGTTCGGCTTCGCGGCCTCGGACATCGTCTGGCAGATCCGCGCCCCGCGCGTGCTGGCCGGCTTCGGTGCCGGTGCCGCGCTGGCGCTGGCCGGCGCGCTGATGCAGCTGCTCACCCGCAATGCGTTGGCCGATCCCTACGTGCTCGGCGTGTCCAGCGGCGCCTCGGTGGGCGCGCTGTCCGCGATGCTGGTCGGCGGCGCGGCGGGGGCGGAGTGGGGGATTGCCGCCGGCGCCGCGATCGGTGCATTCGCCGCGACAGCACTGCTGCTCGCGCTGTCCTGGCGCGTGCTGGCGCGCTCGGGCATCTCCGGCGCGCAGGAGGCGCCCGTGTCGCTGTTGCTGATCGGCGTGATGATCGGCGCGGCCGGCTCGGCCGTCGTCACGCTGCTGCTCACCTTCGCGCCGGAGGCGCAGCTGCGCGGCATGGTGTTCTGGCTGCTGGGCGACCTGAACGGCGCGACGCACTGGAGCGCGGTCTGGGCGGCTCTGCTCGTCACGCTGCTGGCCACCTGGCCCTGGGCCCATCAGCTCGACTGGCTGGCGCGCGGCGATGCGTGGGCGGCGACGCTCGGCGTGCCGGTGGTGAGGCGCCGGCGGCAGGTGCTGATCGCCTCTGCGCTGGCCACGGGCGGCGCGGTGGCCGCGGCCGGCGCAGTCGGCTTCGTAGGGCTGGTCGCTCCGCATGCTCTTCGGCTGATCGGCGTCCGCCAGGCGGCGTGGCTGCTGCCGGCCAGCGCCCTGGCCGGCGGCAGCTTCGTCGTGCTGGCCGATGCGGCGGCGCGGACCGCCGTCGCGCCCGTGCAGCTGCCGGTGGGCGTCATCGCCGCGATGGTCGGCGTTCCGTCCTTTCTCGCACTTCTGCTGCGGGGCCCGAGAGGTGGTCCGCGATGA